From Sphingobacterium bambusae:
TGTTCTATATTGAACCGCAATCCCTTTCTATCGAAGGCGTTCTTAGCAAAAAAACCTTCTTGGTCGCTAAAGTTACCCGAGAGGTAGTATTGTGTGGATGCGTTCGCGCCACTGATAGATAGGCTATGGTTATGGCTGTAGCCGGTATGGTATACGTGGTCGTACCAGTTGGTTTCCACCAAAGCGCCATCAGCATCATACTGCGGAAAAAACAAGGCGCGCGCCACGGCATCATTGTTTTCATTGCCACTCAATATTTTGGCATTCAGCACCGCTTCATTTTTTATTGCTATATATTGCTCGGCGTTAAGCAGTTCGGGCAATCGCGTGGCGGTAACAGCCGAACCCCATACATCGTAGCTGACTTTCGCGCGCCCCTGTTTGCCCTTCTTTGTCGTAACGAGCAACACGCCACCTGCGGCACGCGAGCCGTAGATCGATGTCGATGCCGCATCTTTGAGCACATCGATGGATTCGATATCCGAGGGGTTGATATCTGCCAGCGGATTGTTAGCCACATTGGATGAACCGATATTGCCTGTATTTACGGGAATCCCGTCAATAACCACCAAGGGGTAGGAACTTAACGAAATAGAATTCAATCCGCGGATGCGGATGACGGGAGGATTATTTAATAAGCCATTCGGCAAAGAGATACTTACGCCGGCAGCCTTACCGGCCAGCGATTGGTCAAAGCTTTGCACGGGCGCATCCTTAATTGCTGCACTGCCGATGCTGGACGCGGCGCCCGTAAAATCACGACGCTTCTGCGTGCCATAGCCCACCACCAGCACCTCTTCCAAGGCGTTATCGTCGGCAAACAAACGTACCGTATCGCCCTGCACGCGAATATCTGCGAGTTGTTCTTTGTAGCCAATGGAGGTAACCACCACCCGCGCGGGTAAGGTTTGTCCGGTTACAAAAGAAAAGTTACCCCGCCGATCGGTGCTGACGGCGTGTGTGACGCCGAATAGTTTCACGGTAGCTCCTTCAATGGGCAAGCCGCTGCCTCCATCGACAACGACACCTCCAAAGGAGGCATTAACAATGGTTTTGGGCGTTTCTTGTGCCTTGCTGTTTGCTGGCCAGTCGAGCAGTGCCACTAATAGGACACAGGTACTGTACCTGAATAGTATTTTTTTATTCATGGGTTGTAGGTTGGGTTGAGGAAAAACAATAGAGAGCACATCCACGAGCTGTGGTGACGCCATGAGTTCATAGTCGGGGGAAACCGAAATCTCCCCCTTCTATTTTTCGAGAGAGAAGATCTTAGCTACACATTCGGCAGCGAGATGCTGCCACCTGTAGAGATTTGATTGTACTGTTGTTGAAGATGTCTTTTTGCGTAGAGTAATTTTTCTTCATGTTGTTTCTATAAATAGTGAACCTGTAAATCGTTGCCAACGCCAATTGATTAACGACTAAACAAATATACAGATAGTTTTTATAAAGTCTACTAGTTTTATAGATTTTTTTAAATAAAAAAATCCGTTGGCCAAAACTGTACCAACGGATCTAACAAAAGAGAGAGAAAATCTTTATTTCAGGTTGTACCGTAAGGTTACACCATACGTTCTTGGGTCGCCGATAACGCCTGCATACTGCCCATAACTTCCGGGTGCGGCAAGCAGCTGTTCGTAATAATCGGTATTGGCGATGTTACGCCCCCATATAAGTACCGAAAGACCATTCGATGCTCTAAACCCTACCCGTGCATTTAGCAGGCTATACCCATCAATATTGAGATATGCCGATGGTGAAGGGCTCGATGAGAACGTCGATCGGTAGAACACATCAGCTCCGAGAAAGTAGCTACCTGTTAGAGCAAGCAATTTTCCTTTGCGCGTGACCTCCGCGCCAAAAGAGCCTGCCCACTTGGAGATACCGGGCAATTCGCCTCCAGAAACATCTTTAAAAGCCTCCGGTCCGCCCACTTCCTCCAAAGGTACCGGCGCATTGGTGAAGCGCACGTATTTTCCGTCCGTGTAGGCAAATGCGCCATTCAACAGCAATGCATTGAACAAACGGATGCTACCATCCAACTCCAATCCTCGCACACGAACCTTCTCGGCATTCGCCAAGTAGCCCCGGTTTACTCCCGGATCCGGCGTTTGTACCAAGGTTTGGTAGTCTTTGATATCGGTTTGGTAGATCGTCAGATTCAAGATCGCATTGCGTGTAGGTATTGTTTTAACGCCAAACTCTTTATGATGCACCGCTTCTGGTTTTACACGAGCCAAATCCAATAGCACCTCGCCATTGGCCGTAGGAAGCCCCCCTACGTTAATACCGATAGGCTTGTAGCTCACGGAATAAGTAGCGAATGTATTCAAGCGAGGGGTAAATTTATACTGCGCAGATAGCTGACCAGACCAGTTGCCGGCCGAGGCATCGGTATCGAAAGATTGATCGGTATAGATGCCATTTTTCAAGGCTTGCAATGCCGGATCGGAGGTTTCCAAACCGCCATAACGTTGACGATCATAGTTTGCTACTTTCTTATCATAGTTGTAACGTAATCCTGGAAGGATATGCAATTTATCGGTGACAGCCCAGTCAACTTGCGAATAGGCCGCTAAACTGGTAGACTTGATGCCGTAGGTGGTACGGATACCGTAATTGTCGAAGAGGCCGGGTGTTTGCCATAGCGCGCTGGTAGAGCTTTGTGCGAAACGCCATAAAGCAGATCCCGCTTCTTCGGTATGTACCGGATCTGTCCCTAGATCTTGCCATAAACCGTATAAGCCCACTACACCGCTCACTTTTTCACTTATCTTCCCAGAGTACCTAAATTCCTGCGACCATTGATCGTGGACGGAGTTTCCGGCGGAGACGGTGAAAACAGGTAGTCCCAAGTAATCCCGATCATTCAAGGGAACCCAATCCCAATAGCGCCAAGCAGAAGTAGAGGTCAAGGTACCATTACCAATCTTGATATCGGCGTTCACCGATATGCCACCCAATTCATTGTCAGCTTTGGATTGCGTATCAAGATCCACTTTACGTTCGAAGGCGCTCGTGTAGGGGACGGTATAGTTCAGGTCTGCAATAATATTGTTGAACTGGCGATAATCGGCGCGTTGTGTTTGCACCACGCCTGCAATACCCCAACCGTAGCCATCTGGCCGCTGTTTGGAAATATCACCGGCAACGACGATCTTAATATCTTCTGTAGGCGTATAAAGCAACTGTCCGCGAAAACCCAAATTGTTGATGTTATTGATATCCCTGTTTGTATGCACATTATACAAGGTACCGTTGCGTTGCGTTCCGGAGAACGAAACCCGAGCGGCCAGTTTTTTCGAGATCGGTCCGGTGAGGGATGTTTTAGCCTGTATGAATCCATAGTTACCATAGCTCAGCTCAAAGTTGGCTTCAGGGCTAAACTGTGGCAGGCGCGTCGTAATGTTGAATGCGCCGGCGGTTGTATTTTTTCCGAAAAGCGTTCCCTGCGGGCCACGTAAAACCTCAATCTGCTCAATGTCGATAAAGTCGAGCCAGGTTGCTGCCGGACGAGCGATATAAACGCCATCCAAGTAAAATCCAACACCGGGATCAATACCATCGTTCGTTAAACCATAGGTAGATCCCAAGCCGCGAATATTTAAGGTGGTGTTACGCGCATTCGAGGTATACAACTGTACGGTGGGTACCAATTCCTTCAGTCGGTTGACATTAAATGCCCCGGCATCTTCCACAGCTGTGCCACGAATCAACGATACCGGAATAGGGATATCCTGCAATTGTTCCCGACGTCGTCTAGAGGTAACCACCACCTCACTCAGGTTCTCGGTAATAGGTTTCAATTCGATTACGGTTGGAGAGGAAGAAACCACTACTGTTTTCTTTTCATAGCCTACGTAAGACAAAATAACCGTGAAGGGCAACTTTTGTCCAGTGACAAATTGAAAACGACCATCACGGTTGGTTCGCACACTGTGCGTCACCGCTTCGAGCTGTACAGTAACGCCCTCAATAGGTTCGCGTGTGTCGGAATCGACCACTGTACCTTCCAAGGACGCATTAATAATCGGTTTCGTTTCTACCTGTGCTTGCAGAGGCGCAATGCCCACCGTAAACAGGAGAGCGAAGACCATGTACGTATACCAACGCACGTTTTTTCTTTTCATAAATACAATTGTTAATAGTTTTTCAAGCTTTGTTACCAACGCCAATTGGAACATATAGGGGCAAATATAAAAATTGTTACAAATAAAGTCTACTAATTTTATAGATTTTTTTTGTTAACTGTTTTTTTATCCCTATACTTGTACTATCATAAAAGAACATAAGGTTTATAATTGGTTAGTAAAAGGTTCCATTCTCCCCGTCTGGAACCTTTTTTTATGTATGCAAGCCAACAAGATATGATGTCAGAAGATGATTTTCCAACCGTGGTGTTTTCCTGAAAAATAAAAGTAGTATGCGGGAGCCGATGGAGGCATCAGGGGTGAAAAAGCGCTACCGCAATGCGGCGTTAATCGGCAGCGGTCTGTAAGAGCAAATCTATCCAATCGTACTGTGCTTGCCAATGCGCCTGCTGCGCAGCGATGTATGCACTATTTGCGGCGTTATAGTTTACCAATAGCGATCGTCCGGCTTCATAAGCTGCCCAAAGCACTTCTTTCTTCTGCAGGGCGAGGTCTTCGATTGCTTTCAAGCTTTCCATTTTTTTGATGGCAGCTTTTTTCTGCTGTTCCCTTTTTTGCGTTGCCACCTGATCATGTCCTGCGCGCTCTTGCCATTCCTCTTCCCGCAATTGTTGACGCCAAGAAGCCTGCTGCAGAGCCGATCGCTGCAGCACATAGGCAGACAGCGGAATGCGCAATGACAGATTTGCATAACTATTACCATACC
This genomic window contains:
- a CDS encoding TonB-dependent receptor; amino-acid sequence: MKRKNVRWYTYMVFALLFTVGIAPLQAQVETKPIINASLEGTVVDSDTREPIEGVTVQLEAVTHSVRTNRDGRFQFVTGQKLPFTVILSYVGYEKKTVVVSSSPTVIELKPITENLSEVVVTSRRRREQLQDIPIPVSLIRGTAVEDAGAFNVNRLKELVPTVQLYTSNARNTTLNIRGLGSTYGLTNDGIDPGVGFYLDGVYIARPAATWLDFIDIEQIEVLRGPQGTLFGKNTTAGAFNITTRLPQFSPEANFELSYGNYGFIQAKTSLTGPISKKLAARVSFSGTQRNGTLYNVHTNRDINNINNLGFRGQLLYTPTEDIKIVVAGDISKQRPDGYGWGIAGVVQTQRADYRQFNNIIADLNYTVPYTSAFERKVDLDTQSKADNELGGISVNADIKIGNGTLTSTSAWRYWDWVPLNDRDYLGLPVFTVSAGNSVHDQWSQEFRYSGKISEKVSGVVGLYGLWQDLGTDPVHTEEAGSALWRFAQSSTSALWQTPGLFDNYGIRTTYGIKSTSLAAYSQVDWAVTDKLHILPGLRYNYDKKVANYDRQRYGGLETSDPALQALKNGIYTDQSFDTDASAGNWSGQLSAQYKFTPRLNTFATYSVSYKPIGINVGGLPTANGEVLLDLARVKPEAVHHKEFGVKTIPTRNAILNLTIYQTDIKDYQTLVQTPDPGVNRGYLANAEKVRVRGLELDGSIRLFNALLLNGAFAYTDGKYVRFTNAPVPLEEVGGPEAFKDVSGGELPGISKWAGSFGAEVTRKGKLLALTGSYFLGADVFYRSTFSSSPSPSAYLNIDGYSLLNARVGFRASNGLSVLIWGRNIANTDYYEQLLAAPGSYGQYAGVIGDPRTYGVTLRYNLK